Proteins encoded together in one Sceloporus undulatus isolate JIND9_A2432 ecotype Alabama chromosome 4, SceUnd_v1.1, whole genome shotgun sequence window:
- the TIMM17A gene encoding mitochondrial import inner membrane translocase subunit Tim17-A isoform X1: MEEYAREPCPWRIVDDCGGAFTMGAIGGGIFQAVKGFRNAPVGVNYRLRGSLTAIKTRAPQLGGSFAIWGGLFSMIDCSMVKARGKEDPWNSITSGALTGAILAARNGPVAMVGSAAMGGILLALIEGAGILLTRFASAQFPNGPQFSEDPSQLQPSPFGDYRQYQ; encoded by the exons ATGGAGGAGTACGCGCGCGAGCCTTG CCCATGGAGAATAGTGGACGACTGCGGCGGTGCCTTCACAATGGGAGCTATTGGTGGTGGCATCTTTCAAGCAGTGAAAGGATTCAGAAATGCCCCAGTG GGTGTCAATTACCGGTTGCGGGGTAGTTTGACAGCTATTAAAACCAGAGCACCACAGTTGGGAG GTAGCTTTGCTATCTGGGGTGGTCTCTTCTCCATGATTGACTGTAGTATGGTGAaagcaagaggaaaagaagatCCTTGGAATTCCATCACCAGTGGAGCTCTAACTGGTGCCATATTAGCTGCAAGAA ATGGACCAGTTGCCATGGTTGGGTCAGCAGCCATGGGAGGAATTCTTTTGGCTTTAATTGAAGGAGCAGGTATCCTATTAACAAGATTTGCATCTGCACAGTTTCCAAATG gACCTCAGTTTTCAGAAGACCCCTCCCAGTTACAACCCTCTCCATTTGGAGACTATAGGCAGTATCAATGA
- the TIMM17A gene encoding mitochondrial import inner membrane translocase subunit Tim17-A isoform X2, with protein sequence MGAIGGGIFQAVKGFRNAPVGVNYRLRGSLTAIKTRAPQLGGSFAIWGGLFSMIDCSMVKARGKEDPWNSITSGALTGAILAARNGPVAMVGSAAMGGILLALIEGAGILLTRFASAQFPNGPQFSEDPSQLQPSPFGDYRQYQ encoded by the exons ATGGGAGCTATTGGTGGTGGCATCTTTCAAGCAGTGAAAGGATTCAGAAATGCCCCAGTG GGTGTCAATTACCGGTTGCGGGGTAGTTTGACAGCTATTAAAACCAGAGCACCACAGTTGGGAG GTAGCTTTGCTATCTGGGGTGGTCTCTTCTCCATGATTGACTGTAGTATGGTGAaagcaagaggaaaagaagatCCTTGGAATTCCATCACCAGTGGAGCTCTAACTGGTGCCATATTAGCTGCAAGAA ATGGACCAGTTGCCATGGTTGGGTCAGCAGCCATGGGAGGAATTCTTTTGGCTTTAATTGAAGGAGCAGGTATCCTATTAACAAGATTTGCATCTGCACAGTTTCCAAATG gACCTCAGTTTTCAGAAGACCCCTCCCAGTTACAACCCTCTCCATTTGGAGACTATAGGCAGTATCAATGA